A DNA window from Mycoplasmopsis pullorum contains the following coding sequences:
- a CDS encoding YhjD/YihY/BrkB family envelope integrity protein, translated as MINRIYKKFISKNFYFIYISTSFYFLVSFVPIVIFVYFFLWLISFNTYNFKDFFIESILARIIPNISRTIQEFKENNTGTGGAWIVLLLLSTLWISSSGYSNFITAQNHIYNHKNSVVSKITYRIKGFFAVFGIGLYISFFVIITFLIASAAKLLITENEIKVLNHSLLATVFFVVMLFIFLYFGIFALLRFTPSFAIKWRQINSGIVVSCIPIWILISMFGWISYKFINYNKYGSLGIFMYLSLFVSLLSYFLFLGIIVNESYYKLFVSQRTFPKRRKFKF; from the coding sequence ATGATTAATCGCATCTACAAAAAATTCATTTCGAAAAACTTTTATTTTATTTATATTTCAACTAGTTTTTACTTTCTAGTTTCATTTGTTCCAATTGTAATTTTTGTCTATTTTTTTCTCTGATTAATTTCTTTTAATACCTATAATTTTAAAGATTTTTTTATTGAAAGTATTCTAGCTCGTATCATCCCAAATATCAGTCGTACAATTCAGGAATTTAAAGAAAATAATACTGGTACTGGTGGTGCTTGAATTGTTCTTTTACTACTATCAACATTATGAATTAGTAGCAGTGGATATAGTAATTTTATAACAGCTCAAAATCACATTTACAATCATAAAAACTCAGTGGTTTCGAAAATTACTTATCGAATTAAAGGTTTTTTTGCTGTTTTTGGAATAGGACTTTATATTTCTTTTTTTGTTATTATTACTTTTTTAATTGCTAGTGCTGCTAAATTGTTGATTACCGAAAATGAAATTAAAGTTTTAAATCATAGCCTTTTAGCGACCGTTTTTTTTGTTGTAATGCTGTTTATTTTTCTTTATTTTGGAATTTTTGCACTCCTTAGATTTACACCAAGCTTCGCAATTAAATGACGTCAAATCAACTCGGGAATTGTGGTTTCATGTATTCCGATTTGAATTTTAATTAGTATGTTCGGTTGAATCAGTTATAAATTCATTAACTACAACAAATATGGTTCACTTGGTATTTTTATGTACTTATCTCTTTTTGTGAGTTTATTATCATACTTTCTATTTTTAGGAATTATAGTTAATGAGTCGTATTATAAATTATTTGTTTCGCAACGAACCTTTCCAAAACGACGAAAATTCAAATTTTAA
- a CDS encoding endonuclease has translation MKKSKFFILTNLSVLPFIATAAACDYKSEAIKPTEPVNGQGDNNKETPEQPKDNQTPPTTDNPKNDGSKEQPKENSGDKEKTPEGPKEETPKEDNTPSNPTDEKPTTPVDNASDKSEEPKTTIQKDKNNVFELVDEDKVIKFINDELGNSNISLERTLFLGSNKSLSFDNFSNVFKIRDEWTSEEIKFKKGFNRVRLNVIIERKKITIVYSFTDDSKEYSQVFEIKNPWVESTIESSNNNSNTPTPIENSNKPVEEPNNTSNENSDADEINGEEILIEDGSTLEVLKAEVDFAKSKNWDTIRLYIDEEETYFINGNSKSPKRIGLIKPGIQLEKLTVKSAGSKKYITATYTDNSVTLNYTYNNVEYSQGFGWGKIDQPSEEPVVVDENSSDSNTNGTDPSEAFDATNLFIVANEDNLKETIAKAKKYPNIRAFLQPQTEKFLYSKKEIFTLKPGADSSKLELESSGSSQYIQFNFKNGNKYDLEGAYNYDGKRYIQRIYLGEGPRVNTNNENQPSDVSGTSNTTGGTSTSNNPNNSGTTSDNSGTPVDLSISNSTHYEANSYYSSLQGKRGKELLESLYALQKSKTSRIGSYASLYDIYTRSFIDKYSENDGTIWDIYSENPSGPDPYYYTFEKRVGGGGSGKSGKNEGTGFNREHVIPQSWFGKVSPTVSDAHFIWPTDAKVNERRGNLPHFNVSNPSWTSQNGTKVGGGYSEPIDFFKGDVARAYFYFQATHRNGMATDNGRKVFTGVFPYFTDQFLNEYLSWSNNDPVDLSEVDRNNAIDNYYGGLRNPFIDYPNLPNLIWGDGSETFNDQGILVRN, from the coding sequence ATGAAGAAGAGCAAATTTTTTATTTTGACAAATTTATCAGTTTTACCATTTATTGCTACAGCGGCAGCATGTGATTATAAGAGTGAAGCGATAAAACCTACAGAACCTGTTAATGGTCAAGGTGATAATAATAAAGAAACACCAGAACAACCTAAAGACAATCAAACACCTCCAACAACTGACAATCCTAAAAACGATGGAAGCAAAGAACAACCTAAGGAAAATAGTGGAGATAAGGAAAAAACTCCCGAAGGACCTAAAGAAGAAACACCAAAAGAAGATAATACACCTTCAAACCCTACTGATGAAAAACCAACTACACCAGTAGATAATGCTTCTGATAAAAGTGAAGAACCAAAAACAACTATTCAAAAAGATAAAAACAATGTTTTTGAATTAGTTGATGAAGATAAAGTTATCAAATTCATTAATGATGAATTAGGAAATAGTAATATTTCATTAGAGAGAACGTTATTTTTAGGTTCAAATAAATCGTTAAGTTTTGATAATTTTTCAAATGTTTTCAAAATCCGTGATGAATGAACAAGTGAAGAAATTAAATTTAAAAAAGGATTTAATAGAGTTAGATTAAATGTAATAATTGAACGTAAAAAAATAACAATTGTATATTCTTTTACAGACGATTCAAAAGAATACTCACAAGTTTTTGAAATTAAGAATCCATGAGTTGAATCAACTATTGAAAGCTCTAATAATAATTCAAATACTCCAACTCCAATTGAAAACTCAAACAAACCAGTTGAAGAACCTAATAATACATCAAATGAAAATTCAGACGCTGATGAAATCAATGGTGAAGAGATTTTAATAGAAGATGGATCTACATTAGAAGTGCTTAAAGCTGAAGTTGATTTTGCAAAATCTAAAAATTGAGACACAATTAGACTCTATATCGATGAAGAAGAAACATATTTCATTAATGGAAATAGCAAATCTCCAAAAAGAATTGGTTTAATTAAACCTGGTATTCAACTTGAAAAATTAACAGTTAAAAGTGCTGGAAGTAAAAAATATATAACAGCTACATACACTGATAATTCTGTAACATTAAACTATACTTATAATAATGTTGAATATAGTCAGGGATTTGGTTGAGGTAAGATTGATCAACCATCTGAAGAACCTGTTGTAGTCGATGAAAATAGTTCAGATTCTAACACTAATGGCACAGATCCATCAGAAGCATTTGATGCAACCAATTTATTTATAGTAGCAAATGAAGATAATTTAAAAGAAACTATTGCTAAGGCTAAAAAATATCCAAATATACGTGCATTTTTACAACCCCAAACTGAAAAATTCTTATACAGTAAGAAGGAAATTTTCACTCTTAAACCAGGTGCAGATTCCTCAAAATTAGAATTGGAGTCAAGCGGAAGCAGTCAATATATTCAGTTTAATTTCAAAAATGGAAATAAATACGATCTCGAAGGTGCGTATAACTATGATGGAAAAAGATATATTCAACGTATTTATTTAGGTGAAGGTCCAAGAGTAAATACAAATAATGAAAATCAACCAAGTGATGTTTCAGGTACGTCGAATACAACCGGCGGAACTTCAACATCAAACAATCCGAATAACTCAGGAACTACTTCAGATAATAGTGGTACACCAGTTGATTTATCAATTTCAAATTCAACACACTATGAAGCTAATTCATATTATAGTTCTCTTCAAGGTAAAAGAGGTAAAGAATTATTAGAGTCTTTATATGCACTTCAAAAAAGCAAAACATCACGTATTGGTTCTTATGCTTCATTATACGATATCTATACAAGATCATTTATAGACAAATATAGTGAAAATGATGGTACTATTTGAGATATTTATAGCGAAAACCCTAGTGGACCAGATCCTTATTATTACACATTTGAAAAACGAGTTGGTGGAGGAGGTTCAGGTAAATCAGGTAAAAATGAAGGTACTGGATTTAACCGTGAACACGTAATACCTCAATCATGATTCGGAAAAGTGTCTCCAACTGTCAGTGATGCTCACTTTATTTGACCTACTGATGCTAAAGTAAATGAGAGACGTGGTAATTTACCACACTTTAATGTTTCTAATCCGTCTTGAACATCACAAAACGGTACAAAAGTTGGTGGCGGATACTCTGAACCAATCGATTTCTTTAAAGGTGATGTTGCTAGAGCTTACTTCTACTTCCAAGCGACACATAGAAATGGAATGGCAACAGATAACGGTAGAAAAGTATTTACCGGAGTCTTTCCATATTTCACAGATCAATTCTTAAATGAATATTTAAGTTGATCGAATAACGATCCAGTTGACTTAAGTGAAGTCGATCGAAATAACGCAATTGATAATTATTATGGCGGATTAAGAAATCCATTTATCGATTATCCAAATTTACCTAACCTAATTTGAGGTGATGGAAGTGAAACATTTAATGATCAAGGTATTTTGGTCAGAAATTAA
- a CDS encoding ABC transporter ATP-binding protein produces MIKKAKILRKKIKEKPKSNSDFSSVSVFFRLISYLKYQKKLFLVGLLFSFLNALFYVVGSFYVGYIFREHFDLIIQSDSGANFNLTKFSIDIAIFILSFILYGALRYSESVIYVRLSFNSAAKMRKEAMEKLLNMPISYYDQKKAGDLISTLINDINNVGNTIFNTINNFFYNFFNILLSVITMMLVSSVLTVIIVPVALGLFSVSILVIKRAQPHFVRVQNLFGELNGYVEEILHNIKIMNAFDRRDFIFDNLKVITRNIKLIAFKGDTVARSSEPWFGMVAYTVQLLIIIISISFYLNKVPMYGIKAFGLDQHGYATSGTIVTYIFLNWNFIGPFQNLLSTNFSIQVGFASTYRIFKIIHLPNDSTKELEHLKLTNVRGEIEFKDVYFKYLPESPTWQLKNANFTVKPGEKIALVGPTGSGKTTIINLINKFYNYQQGSITVDGLELKNIDSNNLRDNISIVSQDSFLLNDTIMNNFLVSNPKLTTEQIKDVAHLTQADHFINLLPNSYDTMIENGGNEFSQGQKQILSITRALLANRPILILDEATSNIDSITEKIIQRSLDKLMENKTCFIIAHRLSTIKNVDKILVIKDGNIIEIGNHQELIEQKGFYYNLYTSSFE; encoded by the coding sequence ATGATCAAAAAAGCAAAAATATTAAGAAAAAAAATCAAAGAAAAACCAAAATCTAACTCAGATTTTTCATCAGTTAGCGTTTTCTTTAGGTTAATTAGTTATTTAAAATATCAAAAAAAACTTTTTCTAGTTGGTTTATTATTCTCATTTTTAAATGCTTTATTTTATGTTGTTGGAAGTTTTTATGTCGGTTATATTTTCCGTGAACACTTTGACTTAATCATCCAAAGTGATTCAGGAGCAAATTTCAATTTAACCAAATTTAGTATTGACATTGCAATCTTTATCCTATCCTTTATTTTATACGGTGCGCTCAGATACTCCGAAAGTGTAATTTACGTCCGCTTGTCATTTAATAGTGCTGCAAAAATGCGAAAAGAAGCAATGGAAAAATTGCTAAATATGCCTATTTCATACTATGATCAGAAAAAAGCTGGCGATTTAATTTCGACTTTGATCAATGATATTAATAATGTTGGTAATACAATTTTCAACACAATTAATAATTTCTTTTATAACTTTTTTAATATCTTATTATCAGTTATAACGATGATGTTAGTTTCGTCGGTTCTGACTGTAATTATTGTCCCAGTAGCTTTGGGATTATTTAGTGTTTCAATTTTGGTTATTAAACGTGCTCAACCGCACTTTGTGCGTGTACAAAACCTATTTGGTGAATTAAATGGATACGTTGAAGAAATATTACATAATATCAAAATTATGAATGCTTTTGATCGTAGAGACTTTATTTTTGACAATTTAAAAGTTATTACCAGAAATATAAAATTAATCGCATTTAAAGGGGACACTGTTGCACGCAGCAGTGAACCGTGATTTGGGATGGTAGCATATACCGTTCAATTACTTATTATCATAATTTCAATTTCATTTTACTTAAACAAAGTCCCAATGTACGGAATCAAAGCTTTTGGTTTAGATCAGCATGGATACGCAACATCCGGGACAATCGTTACATACATTTTCTTAAATTGAAACTTCATTGGTCCATTCCAAAACTTGCTTTCTACTAACTTTAGTATTCAAGTAGGTTTTGCTTCAACTTATCGGATTTTTAAAATTATTCACTTACCAAACGATTCGACTAAAGAACTTGAGCACTTAAAATTAACTAATGTTCGTGGTGAAATTGAATTTAAAGATGTTTATTTCAAATACTTACCTGAGTCACCAACTTGACAATTGAAAAATGCTAATTTCACTGTTAAACCAGGGGAAAAAATCGCATTGGTCGGACCAACCGGTTCAGGTAAAACAACAATTATTAATTTAATTAATAAATTTTACAATTATCAGCAAGGTAGCATCACAGTGGATGGACTTGAATTAAAAAATATTGATTCAAATAATCTACGTGATAATATCTCAATCGTCTCACAAGATTCATTCTTACTAAATGACACTATCATGAACAACTTTTTAGTATCGAATCCAAAGTTAACTACTGAACAAATAAAAGATGTCGCTCACTTAACCCAAGCGGACCACTTTATAAATTTATTGCCAAATTCATATGACACTATGATTGAAAATGGTGGTAACGAGTTTTCACAAGGTCAAAAACAAATTTTATCAATTACTCGAGCTCTTTTAGCTAATCGTCCAATTTTAATTCTGGATGAAGCAACTTCAAATATCGATTCAATCACGGAAAAAATTATTCAAAGATCATTAGATAAATTAATGGAAAACAAAACCTGCTTTATTATTGCTCACCGTTTAAGTACAATAAAAAATGTCGACAAAATATTGGTTATCAAAGATGGTAACATCATTGAAATTGGTAACCATCAGGAACTAATCGAGCAAAAAGGTTTTTATTATAACTTATACACTAGCAGCTTTGAATAG
- a CDS encoding ABC transporter ATP-binding protein has protein sequence MIKMFKLLPKDIKYQFYFGVVVIFFNVIISLILPLFISQFLKILLEKDPQKIIDISIFNTFIIFQGVKSVIFKKLIITVIILILLAVITSLSGVVITTWAGEKSSEFFRNRTFQKIQRMSLKDLGTLTHESLITRVSNDVAVFWEFITGATSTLIRAPLLIVGGIVFSLLTDLSLSLSIFFIIPLMSFVVYLIIKKSMPLMEENQKVIDNLTKVADENILGARLIKSFNLYEKQSNKFNEVNDKWLKIQIKTNNLFSLGNPLFFSLINIVVAFIYIIASQKVRSGVIDTNFLTNVNVFIEYMFNISFGILLLSMFLGVIFRARVSCRRILEVLNWQIEDLEITNGIDLSQNNDALGIKVKNLNFKFYSESPEFVLENINFDLKPRQTLGIIGPTGSGKSTLVNLIMNNYKYNDGQILINDIDLQNIQTKSLRQNVGIVYQEPMLYSGTIKSNLLFAKQDANENEIKESLENSCAIDFVRTFEDKIDHKIEQRGKNLSGGQKQRLSIARTLLLKPKILILDDSTSALDNITTKRLLSNIKKYNATTIIISQKINSIKHADQIMVLEKGKITGLGSHEQLIESNDWYKEIYLNQLDLDK, from the coding sequence ATGATTAAGATGTTTAAATTGTTACCAAAAGACATAAAATATCAATTTTATTTCGGAGTCGTTGTAATCTTTTTTAACGTAATAATTAGTTTGATTTTACCTCTTTTTATTAGTCAATTTTTAAAGATTTTGCTTGAAAAAGATCCACAAAAAATAATTGACATTTCAATTTTTAATACATTCATTATTTTTCAAGGTGTTAAAAGTGTAATTTTTAAAAAATTAATTATTACGGTAATTATCCTGATTTTGCTTGCTGTCATAACATCACTTTCTGGTGTGGTCATTACTACTTGAGCAGGTGAAAAAAGTAGTGAATTTTTTAGAAATAGAACATTTCAAAAAATCCAAAGAATGAGTTTGAAGGATCTTGGTACACTTACTCATGAAAGTTTAATAACCAGAGTTTCAAATGATGTTGCTGTATTCTGGGAATTCATCACCGGGGCAACTAGTACATTAATTAGAGCACCACTTTTAATTGTTGGTGGAATTGTCTTTTCGCTTTTAACAGATTTATCCTTATCATTAAGCATCTTTTTTATTATTCCACTCATGAGCTTTGTGGTATATCTTATTATTAAAAAAAGCATGCCATTAATGGAAGAAAATCAAAAAGTAATCGATAATTTAACTAAAGTGGCTGACGAAAACATTTTAGGTGCTCGTTTGATTAAAAGTTTTAATTTATACGAAAAGCAATCAAATAAATTTAATGAAGTAAATGATAAATGATTAAAAATTCAAATCAAAACTAACAACTTATTCTCACTTGGAAATCCATTGTTCTTTAGCTTAATAAACATAGTCGTCGCTTTTATTTATATAATCGCTTCGCAAAAAGTGCGTAGTGGTGTTATTGATACTAACTTTTTAACTAACGTTAACGTGTTTATTGAATATATGTTCAATATTTCTTTTGGAATTCTTTTATTAAGTATGTTCCTTGGAGTTATTTTTAGAGCAAGGGTTTCATGTCGAAGAATTTTAGAAGTTTTAAATTGACAAATTGAAGATTTAGAAATCACTAATGGAATTGATTTGAGTCAAAATAACGATGCTTTAGGAATTAAAGTTAAAAATTTAAACTTCAAATTCTACTCTGAATCACCAGAATTCGTACTTGAAAATATTAATTTTGATTTAAAACCAAGACAAACATTGGGGATTATTGGTCCAACTGGTTCGGGAAAGTCAACTTTAGTAAATTTAATAATGAATAACTATAAATATAATGATGGTCAAATTTTAATTAATGACATCGATTTACAAAATATTCAAACCAAAAGTTTGCGTCAAAATGTTGGTATTGTTTATCAAGAACCAATGTTGTATAGCGGTACAATTAAGAGTAATTTATTGTTTGCTAAACAAGATGCAAACGAAAATGAAATTAAAGAATCATTAGAAAATTCATGTGCAATTGATTTTGTCCGTACATTTGAAGATAAAATTGATCACAAAATTGAACAAAGAGGTAAAAATCTTTCTGGTGGTCAAAAACAAAGACTTTCAATTGCTCGTACCTTATTATTAAAACCAAAAATTCTAATCTTAGATGACTCAACTTCTGCTTTAGATAACATTACAACCAAAAGATTATTGTCAAATATTAAAAAATACAACGCGACAACAATTATTATTAGTCAAAAAATCAATTCAATTAAACACGCTGACCAAATTATGGTTTTAGAAAAAGGAAAAATAACGGGTTTAGGTTCGCACGAGCAATTAATTGAATCGAATGATTGATATAAAGAAATTTATTTAAACCAATTAGACCTAGATAAATAA
- a CDS encoding ABC transporter ATP-binding protein yields the protein MKNSKKENNTIIELIEIVKEFEDKVVLNNVDLKINKGEFVTLLGPSGSGKTTILRLLGGFEWATRGEIKFNNLDIKDLSAHKRNVSTIFQDYALFPHLNVEGNIRYGLKLKRVPRETINQKYIHLLEKKKLQWTALANKKMAQLDEKQQKFEAELENLKPTTHQYKKRQDWLDDSDFKYSYWENYVNQKVQAFENKHFKRKMTNQEMDEKIAKMIELVGLKGNENKAINQLSGGMKQRVALARSLVIEPEILLLDEPLSALDAKIRQKMQVLLRSIQQELGLTFIFVTHDQSEALELSDRIAVVRGGQIEQYDTPKNIYDYPINKWVASFIGESNIFNAHFKGDNKVKIFDKEFKTVHTSDEFEKNQEVDALIRPEDIDITNNSKNKDALIGTIKNMSYRGSYFYLDVELENDVIMHVETPKKFEIGETVYLSWTIDSIHLMKKDAKWDYETNVFKN from the coding sequence TTGAAAAATTCAAAAAAAGAAAATAATACAATTATTGAATTAATTGAAATAGTTAAAGAATTTGAAGACAAAGTTGTTTTAAACAATGTTGATTTAAAAATTAATAAAGGTGAATTTGTTACTCTTTTAGGACCTAGTGGATCAGGAAAAACTACAATTTTAAGATTATTAGGTGGTTTTGAGTGAGCGACTCGTGGAGAAATTAAATTTAACAACTTAGATATTAAAGATTTATCTGCACACAAGAGAAATGTTTCAACAATTTTCCAAGATTATGCTTTATTTCCTCACTTAAATGTTGAAGGTAATATTCGTTATGGTCTTAAATTAAAAAGAGTACCAAGAGAAACAATTAACCAAAAATACATTCATCTATTGGAGAAAAAGAAACTTCAATGAACAGCTTTAGCAAATAAAAAAATGGCTCAATTAGATGAGAAACAACAAAAATTTGAAGCTGAATTAGAAAATTTAAAACCAACTACACACCAATATAAAAAACGTCAGGACTGACTTGATGATTCTGACTTTAAATACTCATATTGAGAAAATTATGTAAATCAAAAAGTCCAAGCATTTGAAAATAAGCACTTTAAGCGAAAAATGACCAACCAAGAAATGGATGAAAAAATTGCTAAAATGATTGAGCTTGTTGGTCTTAAAGGAAATGAAAATAAAGCAATTAACCAACTTTCAGGTGGTATGAAGCAAAGAGTTGCTTTAGCTCGTTCTTTAGTTATTGAACCTGAGATTCTTTTATTAGATGAACCACTTTCTGCTCTGGATGCTAAAATTAGACAAAAAATGCAAGTTTTATTAAGAAGCATTCAACAAGAATTAGGTTTAACATTTATTTTTGTTACTCACGACCAAAGTGAAGCGTTAGAATTATCTGACCGGATTGCTGTTGTGCGTGGTGGACAAATTGAACAATATGACACACCAAAAAACATTTACGATTATCCAATAAATAAATGAGTCGCATCATTTATTGGTGAATCAAACATTTTCAATGCACATTTTAAAGGTGATAATAAAGTTAAGATTTTTGATAAAGAATTCAAAACAGTCCACACTAGTGATGAATTTGAAAAAAATCAAGAAGTTGATGCTTTAATTAGACCTGAAGATATTGATATTACCAATAATTCAAAAAACAAGGATGCACTTATTGGTACAATCAAAAATATGTCATATCGTGGTAGCTATTTCTACTTAGATGTTGAGTTAGAAAATGATGTAATTATGCATGTGGAAACACCTAAAAAATTCGAAATTGGTGAAACAGTTTATTTATCGTGAACAATTGACTCTATTCATTTAATGAAAAAAGATGCTAAGTGAGATTACGAAACAAATGTTTTCAAGAATTAG
- a CDS encoding ABC transporter permease — translation MFSRISLFLSSNKKIYLIVPYLLIALLLIILPIILIIFNALKPLPNSSGNGYNDNWILLKEPATWNIILRSLRVGVAASILCLLIGFPYAYFVSSSKSKIFQIYSMSLILSPLAIFTIARIYSLRILFVNLVSDSNSLNNELFLIVGLMYLNLPLMVMPIYSVLKDMPKNIIEASNDMGYNTFQTVFKVIVPYSTKAILSGFGMIFLSSATTFVVSAKLLPNGTQNQLIGDLINITINPGNKYDLAKGSSLVLVVSAIFISIYSFILLMPRLIFKLKKGAHYE, via the coding sequence ATGTTTTCAAGAATTAGCTTATTTTTAAGTTCGAATAAGAAAATTTATTTAATTGTTCCGTATTTACTAATTGCACTTTTACTGATTATTTTACCAATTATTTTAATCATCTTTAATGCACTAAAACCACTACCAAACAGCTCTGGAAATGGATATAATGATAACTGAATTTTACTTAAAGAACCAGCAACATGAAATATCATTTTACGTTCATTACGTGTTGGTGTTGCTGCTTCGATTTTATGTTTATTAATCGGTTTTCCATATGCTTATTTTGTTAGTTCAAGCAAATCAAAAATTTTTCAAATTTACTCAATGAGCTTAATTTTAAGTCCGTTAGCTATTTTTACAATTGCTAGAATTTATTCACTAAGAATTTTATTTGTTAACTTAGTTTCGGACTCAAACTCATTAAATAACGAATTATTTTTAATTGTAGGTTTAATGTACTTAAACTTACCTTTGATGGTTATGCCAATCTATAGTGTCTTAAAAGATATGCCTAAAAATATTATCGAAGCTTCCAATGATATGGGGTACAATACATTCCAAACAGTTTTTAAAGTAATTGTCCCTTATTCGACAAAAGCTATTTTAAGTGGTTTTGGGATGATTTTTCTAAGTAGTGCCACAACATTCGTAGTTTCAGCAAAGTTACTACCAAATGGTACACAAAACCAATTAATTGGGGACTTAATTAACATTACAATTAATCCCGGAAATAAATACGATTTAGCAAAAGGATCATCACTTGTTTTAGTGGTTTCTGCTATTTTTATTAGTATTTATAGTTTCATTTTATTGATGCCAAGGCTAATTTTCAAACTTAAAAAAGGAGCACATTATGAGTAG
- a CDS encoding ABC transporter permease, producing MSRIANFFKKIYIYIILAFVYIPLLAGTVFSFNQTSKKGTFTTTFNRPTWNNWLHLFDSERDVALVNSIIIAIVTSVIVIAISLITVWSIYRQRQKTIKGTVTATSNIPLINPDNITAIGLVLVFAIFFGIISSDSEGLWRVIVAHTVMTLPYGISLMLPRSEKFNNNLLEASQDLGYSVVRSWFKTYFIYMLPSIIMTFVVSTVLSFDDFIITRTVSNTSTIGLKLYEGAFESWALVLGTILLFISLLGNIIYVFSKRKNLVESDKNKKQSIFKKLFKKVKIGKDS from the coding sequence ATGAGTAGAATTGCAAACTTTTTTAAGAAAATCTACATTTACATTATCCTTGCTTTTGTGTACATTCCGCTTTTAGCAGGGACTGTATTTTCATTTAATCAAACTTCAAAAAAAGGGACATTCACAACTACATTTAACCGTCCTACTTGAAATAACTGATTACACCTATTTGATTCAGAGCGTGATGTTGCACTAGTTAACTCAATTATTATTGCGATTGTTACTTCGGTTATAGTAATCGCAATTAGCTTAATTACAGTCTGATCAATCTACCGTCAAAGACAAAAAACCATTAAGGGGACAGTTACAGCTACTTCAAATATCCCACTTATCAATCCGGACAATATCACTGCGATTGGGCTTGTTTTGGTTTTCGCAATCTTTTTTGGGATTATTAGTTCCGACTCTGAGGGGTTATGACGTGTAATTGTAGCTCACACAGTTATGACCTTACCATATGGAATTTCGTTAATGCTACCACGTAGCGAAAAATTTAATAACAACCTGCTTGAAGCATCACAGGATCTGGGATACTCTGTGGTACGTTCATGATTTAAAACTTACTTTATTTACATGTTACCTTCGATTATTATGACTTTTGTGGTTTCAACCGTTTTAAGTTTTGATGATTTTATTATTACTAGAACAGTTTCAAACACATCGACAATTGGACTTAAATTATATGAAGGTGCATTCGAATCTTGAGCTCTTGTTTTAGGGACTATTTTGTTATTTATTTCGTTATTAGGAAATATTATTTATGTATTTTCAAAACGTAAAAACCTTGTAGAAAGCGATAAAAATAAAAAACAAAGTATTTTTAAGAAACTATTTAAAAAGGTCAAAATTGGCAAAGATTCGTAA